The proteins below come from a single Alkalispirillum mobile genomic window:
- a CDS encoding hydantoinase/oxoprolinase family protein — protein MSAVQPVSRDVQVLGIDAGGTMTDTFFVDGQGEFVVGKAQSTPDDESVGLLYSSEDALALWDIPLEEALPQLQTGVYSGTALLNRVVQRKGLRCGLIVNQGMEDFHRMGRAIQAYLGFAYEDRIHINTHYYDEPLVPRQRTRGVVERVDMFGNVVIPLREETARQAAREVISTNVDSIVISLLHSYKNPDHERRVRDIVREEVKKSGKNIPVFASVDYYPVRKESHRTNTTILEAYAAEPSRETLKKISQSFQKKGTKFDFRVMATHGGTISWQAKELARTISSGPIGGVIGAKYLGETLGYKNIACSDIGGTSFDVALITQNELTIRTDPDMARLVLSLPLVAMDSVGAGAGSFVRLDPYTHAIKLGPDSAGYRVGVCWAESGIETVSITDCHMVLGYLNPDNFLGGAIKLDPQRAHDAIKEQLADPLGLSVEEAAAGVIELLDSELHDYIRSMISAKGYDPRSFVCFSYGGAGPVHTYGYTRGLGFEDVIVPAWAAGFSAFGCAAADFEYRYDKSLDINLDQHAPGDQRQAAAKTLQEAWSELTQNVLEEFRVNGYSADQVRLQPAYRMQYRGQLNDLEIDSPLPEVASEDDWVKLEEAFNETYGRVYAESARSPELGYSVTGAIMRGSVPIPKPRIPKEPLADKEPIAEARLGTRQFYHQRRWVQAELYHMEALLPGNEIEGPAIIESDATTFVVPDGFRTWLDEHRLFHLKEL, from the coding sequence GTGAGCGCAGTCCAACCCGTATCAAGAGATGTTCAGGTCCTGGGCATTGATGCCGGCGGCACTATGACCGACACGTTCTTCGTGGACGGCCAGGGTGAGTTCGTGGTCGGTAAAGCTCAAAGCACTCCCGACGACGAGTCTGTCGGCCTGCTCTACTCAAGCGAAGATGCCCTGGCACTGTGGGATATCCCCTTGGAGGAGGCCCTGCCCCAACTCCAGACCGGGGTGTATTCCGGCACAGCCCTGCTCAACCGCGTAGTGCAGCGGAAGGGCTTGCGCTGCGGGCTGATCGTCAACCAGGGCATGGAGGACTTCCACCGCATGGGCCGAGCCATCCAGGCGTACCTCGGCTTTGCCTATGAGGATCGGATTCACATCAACACCCACTACTACGACGAGCCACTGGTCCCGCGCCAGCGCACACGCGGCGTAGTAGAACGCGTTGACATGTTCGGCAATGTGGTTATCCCACTCCGGGAGGAGACAGCACGCCAGGCGGCACGCGAGGTGATCTCCACCAACGTGGACAGCATCGTCATCAGCCTGCTGCACTCCTACAAGAACCCGGACCACGAGCGGCGGGTGCGGGATATCGTGCGTGAGGAGGTCAAGAAGTCGGGGAAAAACATTCCCGTTTTCGCCTCGGTGGATTATTACCCCGTGCGCAAAGAGTCTCACCGTACCAACACCACCATTCTCGAGGCCTACGCGGCAGAGCCCTCCAGAGAGACACTGAAAAAGATCTCCCAGTCCTTTCAAAAGAAAGGGACGAAGTTCGACTTCCGCGTCATGGCCACGCATGGCGGCACCATTAGCTGGCAGGCGAAGGAGCTGGCTCGGACCATCTCATCTGGTCCTATCGGGGGCGTGATTGGCGCCAAGTACCTGGGTGAAACGCTGGGCTACAAAAACATTGCCTGCTCCGATATCGGGGGCACGTCATTCGACGTGGCACTCATCACCCAGAACGAGCTGACCATTCGCACCGACCCGGATATGGCTCGCTTGGTGCTCTCGCTTCCGCTGGTGGCCATGGACTCGGTGGGCGCGGGTGCCGGCAGCTTTGTCCGGCTGGACCCTTACACCCACGCAATCAAGCTGGGACCGGACTCTGCGGGTTACCGCGTTGGCGTCTGCTGGGCCGAGAGCGGTATCGAGACGGTCTCCATCACCGATTGCCACATGGTGCTGGGCTATCTCAACCCCGATAACTTCCTGGGTGGCGCTATCAAGCTGGACCCGCAACGGGCACACGACGCCATCAAGGAACAGCTCGCTGACCCGCTGGGCCTGTCGGTCGAGGAAGCGGCGGCCGGCGTGATCGAACTGCTCGACTCGGAGTTGCACGATTACATCCGTTCCATGATCTCCGCCAAAGGTTACGACCCCCGAAGCTTCGTCTGCTTCTCCTATGGGGGTGCTGGACCAGTGCATACCTACGGCTACACCCGCGGGCTGGGTTTTGAGGATGTGATCGTACCGGCCTGGGCGGCGGGCTTTTCCGCCTTCGGCTGTGCGGCTGCCGACTTCGAGTACCGCTACGACAAGAGCCTGGATATCAACCTCGATCAGCACGCACCGGGCGACCAGCGCCAGGCGGCCGCGAAGACCCTGCAGGAGGCCTGGAGCGAACTGACCCAGAATGTTCTGGAGGAATTCCGGGTCAACGGCTACAGCGCCGACCAGGTCCGGCTGCAGCCGGCTTACCGCATGCAGTACCGCGGCCAACTGAATGACCTGGAGATCGATTCACCGCTGCCGGAAGTGGCGTCTGAGGACGACTGGGTGAAGCTGGAGGAGGCCTTCAACGAGACTTACGGCCGCGTCTATGCCGAGTCAGCTCGCTCCCCGGAACTCGGTTACTCGGTCACCGGCGCAATCATGCGCGGCTCCGTGCCCATCCCCAAACCGCGCATTCCAAAAGAACCCCTCGCCGACAAGGAACCGATCGCAGAGGCGCGACTGGGCACACGCCAGTTCTACCACCAGCGCCGTTGGGTTCAGGCAGAGCTTTATCACATGGAAGCGCTGCTACCCGGAAACGAGATCGAGGGCCCGGCCATCATCGAATCCGACGCCACCACATTCGTGGTGCCCGACGGCTTCCGCACCTGGTTGGACGAGCACCGGCTGTTCCACCTGAAAGAGCTGTAG
- a CDS encoding hydantoinase B/oxoprolinase family protein, translating to MSYERIEPQSAGATIPTTGIVRGGQTLKQHRDGVLDATRNTGSYAGLTELSLRDEEPIRYNKMFSRLRAGVVDARETAKRIAASPIVEQEGELCFTLYNAAGDAIVTSTGIIIHVGTMGAAIKYMIENDWEHNPGVQDKDIFCNNDSLIGNVHPCDIHTIVPIFWEGRLVGWVGGVTHVIDTGAVGPGSMATGQIQRFGDGYSVTCRKIGANDTLFRDWLHESQRMVRTTRYWMLDERTRVAGCHMIRDMVEELIRDEGIDAYWRFCYESVEHGRRGLQNRIKAMTIPGKYRQVGFVDVPYKHEDVRVPSDFAKVDTIMHTPSEIEIRGDGTWKLDFDGATRWGWHTYNAHQVSFTSGIWVMMTQTLIPTEMINDGAAYGTEFRLPKGTWMNPDDRRVAFSYSWHFLVSSWTALWRGLSRSYFGRGYLEEVNAGNANTSNWLQGGGFNQYDEIHAVNSFECAANGVGASAFGDGISHAAAIWNPEGDMGDMEIWELAEPLVYLGRQIKASSGGSGKYRGGSGWESLRMVWNAKDWTMFFMGNGHISSDWGLMGGFPAASGYRFAAHDTGIKELIEAGKPIPLGGDVDPGERSYEKLIPNAQVKRDKQAITTEEMFKDYDLYLNTMKGGPGFGDPLERDPAMVANDLENGHILPRFAERIYGVVVRETDTGYQVDSKATSERRQALRKARLARAMPTREWMKQERERILKKDASTQVQQMFASSFKLSPRFLAEFKAFWDLPESWELREEELGIPHYGSHYHMDLSELPDVRTVKLVEEE from the coding sequence ATGTCATACGAGCGCATTGAGCCCCAGTCCGCAGGGGCCACTATACCGACCACTGGCATCGTGCGCGGAGGCCAAACGCTTAAGCAGCACCGCGACGGCGTACTGGACGCTACCCGCAACACGGGCAGCTACGCAGGCCTGACCGAGCTCAGCCTGCGGGATGAAGAGCCCATCCGCTACAACAAGATGTTTTCCCGACTCCGCGCGGGTGTGGTGGATGCCCGCGAAACTGCCAAACGCATTGCCGCCTCGCCGATCGTAGAGCAAGAGGGGGAACTCTGTTTCACCCTCTATAACGCCGCCGGCGACGCCATTGTCACGTCCACGGGCATCATCATCCACGTGGGCACCATGGGCGCTGCGATTAAATACATGATCGAGAACGACTGGGAGCATAACCCTGGCGTTCAGGACAAAGACATCTTCTGCAACAACGATTCGTTAATCGGCAACGTGCACCCATGCGACATCCACACCATCGTACCCATCTTCTGGGAGGGACGACTGGTGGGCTGGGTAGGCGGCGTCACCCACGTTATCGACACCGGTGCGGTGGGTCCGGGCTCCATGGCCACCGGCCAGATCCAGCGCTTCGGCGACGGTTACTCGGTCACCTGCCGGAAGATCGGCGCCAACGACACCCTCTTCCGGGACTGGCTGCACGAAAGCCAGCGCATGGTGCGCACGACCCGGTACTGGATGCTGGACGAGCGCACCCGTGTTGCCGGCTGCCACATGATCCGGGACATGGTGGAGGAACTGATCCGCGATGAAGGCATCGATGCCTACTGGCGCTTCTGCTACGAGTCGGTAGAGCATGGCCGGCGGGGCCTGCAGAACCGCATCAAGGCCATGACCATCCCCGGGAAGTACCGCCAGGTCGGGTTCGTGGATGTCCCCTACAAGCACGAGGACGTGCGGGTACCCTCCGACTTCGCCAAGGTGGATACCATCATGCACACCCCGTCGGAGATCGAAATACGGGGGGACGGCACCTGGAAGCTGGACTTTGATGGGGCCACACGCTGGGGTTGGCATACCTACAACGCCCACCAGGTGAGCTTCACCTCCGGCATCTGGGTGATGATGACCCAGACCCTCATCCCCACCGAGATGATCAACGACGGGGCCGCCTACGGTACCGAGTTCCGGCTACCGAAAGGGACCTGGATGAACCCCGATGACCGGCGGGTGGCCTTCTCCTACTCCTGGCACTTCCTGGTCTCCAGTTGGACCGCCTTGTGGCGGGGGCTTAGCCGGTCCTACTTCGGCCGCGGCTACCTGGAGGAGGTCAACGCCGGCAACGCCAACACCTCCAACTGGCTACAGGGCGGGGGCTTCAACCAGTACGACGAGATCCACGCGGTCAACAGCTTCGAGTGCGCCGCCAACGGTGTCGGTGCCTCAGCCTTCGGGGATGGCATCAGCCATGCCGCCGCTATCTGGAACCCGGAAGGCGACATGGGCGATATGGAGATCTGGGAGCTGGCGGAGCCGTTGGTCTACCTGGGCAGGCAGATCAAGGCCAGTTCCGGTGGCTCTGGCAAGTACCGTGGCGGCAGCGGCTGGGAAAGCCTGCGCATGGTCTGGAACGCCAAAGACTGGACCATGTTCTTCATGGGCAACGGGCACATCAGTTCTGACTGGGGCCTGATGGGCGGCTTCCCCGCAGCATCCGGCTACCGCTTCGCCGCGCACGACACCGGGATCAAGGAGCTTATCGAGGCCGGCAAACCCATCCCGTTGGGAGGCGATGTCGACCCCGGCGAGCGCAGCTACGAAAAACTGATTCCCAATGCTCAGGTCAAGCGGGACAAGCAGGCCATCACCACGGAGGAGATGTTCAAGGACTACGACCTCTATCTCAACACAATGAAGGGTGGCCCTGGTTTCGGTGACCCGCTGGAGCGCGACCCGGCGATGGTAGCGAACGACCTGGAAAACGGACACATCCTGCCACGCTTCGCCGAGAGGATTTACGGCGTGGTGGTCCGCGAAACCGATACTGGTTACCAGGTCGACAGCAAGGCCACCAGCGAGCGCCGCCAGGCCCTGCGCAAGGCGCGCTTGGCCCGAGCCATGCCTACCCGTGAGTGGATGAAACAGGAGCGCGAGCGAATCCTGAAGAAGGACGCCAGCACCCAAGTGCAGCAGATGTTCGCCTCCTCCTTCAAGCTCAGCCCCCGGTTCCTTGCCGAGTTCAAGGCCTTCTGGGACCTGCCCGAAAGCTGGGAGCTGCGCGAGGAGGAACTCGGTATCCCGCACTACGGCTCGCACTACCACATGGATCTGTCCGAGCTGCCCGACGTCCGCACCGTCAAGCTGGTGGAAGAGGAATAG
- a CDS encoding acetone carboxylase subunit gamma: protein MAYERNKIADLIDGTIDPDTLHKMLSTPKDEGRFETYLSILQERVPWDDRIILPLGPKLYIVQEKDTHRWVVKSEAGHVFCDYRENWKLHAMVYVRESQEELNEIYPELMAPSSGWQTIREYYCPLSGDLLDVEAPTAWYPVIHDFEPDIETFYKDWLGLEVPERADS, encoded by the coding sequence ATGGCTTACGAACGCAACAAGATCGCCGACCTTATTGACGGCACAATCGATCCGGACACCCTTCACAAGATGCTCTCCACACCGAAGGATGAGGGGCGCTTTGAAACCTACCTCAGCATCCTTCAAGAGCGGGTGCCATGGGATGACCGCATCATCCTGCCGTTGGGCCCCAAACTCTACATCGTTCAGGAAAAGGACACCCATCGCTGGGTAGTGAAGTCGGAGGCCGGCCACGTCTTCTGCGACTACCGGGAGAACTGGAAGCTGCACGCCATGGTTTACGTGCGCGAAAGCCAGGAGGAGTTGAATGAGATCTACCCGGAACTGATGGCGCCATCCTCAGGCTGGCAGACCATCCGGGAGTACTACTGCCCACTGAGCGGCGACCTTCTGGATGTTGAGGCACCCACTGCCTGGTACCCGGTCATCCATGATTTCGAGCCGGATATCGAGACCTTCTACAAGGACTGGTTAGGCCTCGAAGTACCTGAACGAGCAGATAGCTAA
- a CDS encoding sigma-54-dependent Fis family transcriptional regulator, with the protein MKDRKIHRAWETFLSRGEAPEDVRREVLASRKRSLDNNVPIDRPHTLALSEGELLRIRQQSGGFLAAARPALEQGRQFLHDARAMVMLSNAHGTVLETVGDRRVIELGYDIGLRRGGLWDEGHIGTNAIGTALASQQPVQIHGHEHYCCRVQRWTCAAAPVFSPTTRRILGVVDLSGPAETFNPQSLAYVVAVARQIEGELMQSAEADHRRLMERFLAKSQRWNQRDVMVVSRNGVVVHGNEAVQNQLTRASRNLFYEGDIPLIRDTPPEEWCDKLHTELPTASTEPIKEGDEYLGVIIAPRQNRHTPGIRPAVTKSSKADESGSISLDSLIGDSPAMRAACERAHRLAATDAPILIEGETGVGKELFARGVHALSTQSGPFIPVNCGALPKDLIGGEMFGYVGGAFTGASQEGRPGKLEAADGGTLCLDEVSEMPLDLQPTLLRILEDGVVYRIGSHQPRRVQARLISMTNRNLPEEVDAGRFRQDLFYRIAALRLKIPPLRERGDDIALLSEYYLHQQAQQSGGPTPRLTRAAMDALLAYHWPGNVRQLKNVITTTAALSDAPWIDVDDLPDEVLSPIHSREVRTEASTPNGCKDLASLQRCAIEQALRACNGNVSKAANQLGIARSTLYCRIREQQIPIPRRRRMAT; encoded by the coding sequence ATGAAGGATCGAAAGATCCACCGCGCTTGGGAGACCTTTCTCAGCCGAGGAGAGGCTCCGGAGGATGTCCGTCGTGAGGTATTGGCATCCCGGAAGCGTTCTCTCGACAACAATGTACCCATTGATCGACCCCACACCCTTGCGCTGAGCGAAGGGGAATTGCTGCGGATCCGACAACAGAGCGGAGGCTTTCTCGCGGCCGCCCGACCAGCACTGGAGCAAGGTCGACAATTTCTCCATGATGCACGGGCCATGGTGATGCTCAGCAATGCTCACGGCACCGTGCTGGAAACCGTGGGGGACCGCCGCGTCATCGAGCTCGGGTACGATATCGGGCTGCGTCGTGGGGGGCTCTGGGATGAGGGCCACATCGGGACCAACGCGATCGGCACGGCTCTGGCGAGCCAGCAACCCGTGCAGATCCACGGCCATGAGCACTACTGCTGTCGTGTTCAGCGTTGGACATGTGCTGCGGCACCAGTATTCAGCCCAACCACACGCCGTATCCTGGGGGTTGTGGACTTGTCTGGCCCCGCAGAGACCTTCAACCCCCAAAGCTTGGCTTACGTGGTTGCAGTAGCGCGCCAGATCGAGGGCGAGTTGATGCAAAGCGCCGAAGCAGACCATCGCCGACTGATGGAGCGCTTTCTCGCCAAAAGCCAGCGCTGGAACCAGCGAGATGTAATGGTCGTCAGCCGGAACGGCGTGGTGGTCCACGGCAATGAGGCGGTACAGAACCAGCTTACCCGGGCCTCTCGGAACCTTTTTTACGAGGGCGATATCCCGCTGATACGTGACACGCCCCCGGAAGAATGGTGCGACAAGCTGCACACAGAGTTGCCCACTGCCAGCACGGAGCCGATCAAGGAGGGCGATGAATACCTTGGGGTTATCATTGCACCGCGCCAGAATCGCCACACACCAGGCATCCGGCCGGCCGTTACCAAATCCAGCAAAGCGGACGAAAGCGGTTCCATCTCCCTGGACAGCCTTATCGGCGACAGCCCCGCCATGCGGGCGGCTTGCGAGCGAGCTCATCGCCTGGCAGCGACTGACGCACCAATCCTGATCGAAGGCGAGACGGGTGTTGGAAAAGAGTTGTTCGCCCGCGGTGTGCATGCCCTGAGCACCCAGTCGGGACCTTTTATTCCAGTCAACTGCGGGGCCTTGCCGAAGGATCTCATTGGTGGGGAGATGTTCGGTTATGTCGGCGGGGCATTCACAGGTGCGAGTCAGGAGGGGCGTCCGGGCAAACTGGAGGCGGCAGACGGCGGCACCCTCTGCTTGGATGAAGTCAGCGAAATGCCGCTGGATCTGCAACCCACACTGCTGCGGATTCTGGAAGATGGCGTGGTTTACCGCATCGGAAGCCACCAGCCGCGTAGGGTGCAGGCCCGCCTGATCTCGATGACCAACCGAAACCTACCGGAAGAAGTCGACGCCGGTCGCTTCCGCCAAGATCTGTTCTACCGCATCGCCGCGCTCCGCCTGAAGATTCCTCCCCTGAGGGAACGTGGCGATGATATCGCCCTGCTTTCGGAGTATTACCTTCACCAGCAGGCCCAGCAGAGCGGCGGCCCCACGCCACGCCTCACAAGGGCCGCAATGGACGCGCTACTGGCTTACCACTGGCCTGGCAATGTCCGTCAGCTAAAGAATGTCATCACCACCACGGCGGCGCTCAGTGATGCACCTTGGATTGACGTTGACGACTTGCCGGATGAGGTATTGAGCCCAATCCACAGCAGAGAGGTGAGGACGGAGGCGTCAACCCCAAACGGCTGCAAGGACCTGGCCTCGCTTCAGCGCTGTGCCATCGAACAAGCACTGAGAGCCTGCAACGGGAATGTCTCCAAAGCCGCAAACCAACTGGGCATTGCGCGCTCCACCCTTTACTGCCGTATCCGCGAGCAGCAGATCCCCATTCCCCGACGCCGCCGGATGGCGACCTGA
- a CDS encoding M20/M25/M40 family metallo-hydrolase, whose protein sequence is MSETPWTDPMPEAQFDLMRRILAAPSPVGLEGAMTYGVLKPHFEQFAPTNWHLHQFKGHAGVVLDTHPGRDDLFKVMVIGHADKIRMQVRSIGDDGKIWINTDAFLPNVLVGHEVTLFSEDPEAPGQYRRIEGGTVEALGAIHFSDPKQRTGEQGIKKEQIYLDLQIHGENKKQQVENLGVRPGDSILFNRPIRHGFSPDTFYGAYLDNGLGCFVTAEVARLIAEAGGTEKVRVMFAIASYEEIGRFGSRVLAGELKPDAIIAVDVNHDYVAAPGIGDRRMQPLEMGKGFTLSVGSVASEQLNRVIEHTAREKGIPVQRDVVGNDTGTDGMAGVLASVDCVATSVGFPIRNMHTISETANTRDVVAAIHAITDSLQALDALDDPHREFLDNHPRLDEADALGHQGDKKPEGKTGETGSGES, encoded by the coding sequence ATGAGCGAAACCCCGTGGACCGATCCCATGCCCGAAGCGCAGTTCGACCTGATGCGGCGCATTCTTGCGGCACCCAGCCCGGTGGGGCTGGAGGGCGCCATGACCTACGGCGTACTCAAACCCCACTTCGAGCAGTTCGCGCCGACCAACTGGCACCTGCACCAGTTCAAGGGGCATGCCGGGGTGGTGCTGGATACCCATCCGGGGCGGGATGACCTGTTCAAGGTCATGGTGATCGGCCACGCGGACAAGATCCGCATGCAGGTCCGCTCCATCGGCGATGACGGCAAGATCTGGATCAACACCGACGCCTTTCTGCCCAATGTGCTGGTGGGCCACGAGGTCACGCTCTTCAGCGAAGACCCGGAGGCGCCGGGCCAGTACCGGCGCATCGAGGGCGGCACGGTGGAGGCGCTGGGCGCCATCCACTTCTCCGACCCGAAGCAGCGCACCGGCGAACAGGGCATAAAGAAAGAGCAGATCTACCTGGACCTGCAAATCCACGGCGAGAACAAAAAGCAGCAGGTGGAGAACCTGGGCGTCCGGCCGGGCGATTCGATCCTCTTCAACCGGCCCATTCGCCACGGCTTCAGCCCGGATACCTTCTACGGCGCCTATCTGGACAACGGCCTGGGCTGCTTTGTTACCGCCGAGGTCGCCCGGCTGATCGCCGAGGCGGGTGGCACGGAGAAAGTCCGCGTGATGTTCGCCATCGCCAGCTACGAGGAGATCGGCCGCTTCGGCAGCCGCGTACTGGCCGGCGAGCTCAAGCCGGATGCGATCATCGCCGTGGACGTGAACCACGACTACGTGGCCGCGCCCGGCATCGGCGACCGCCGCATGCAGCCGCTGGAGATGGGCAAGGGCTTCACCCTCTCGGTGGGTTCCGTGGCCAGCGAGCAGCTCAACCGGGTCATCGAGCACACCGCCAGGGAGAAAGGGATCCCGGTACAGCGGGATGTGGTGGGCAATGACACCGGCACCGATGGCATGGCCGGCGTGCTGGCCTCCGTAGACTGTGTGGCCACCTCTGTCGGCTTTCCGATCCGCAACATGCACACCATCTCGGAGACCGCCAACACCCGCGACGTGGTAGCGGCCATTCACGCCATCACCGACAGCCTGCAGGCGCTGGATGCCCTGGACGACCCGCACCGGGAGTTCCTGGACAACCACCCGCGGCTGGACGAGGCAGACGCTCTGGGCCACCAGGGCGACAAGAAACCCGAGGGCAAAACGGGCGAAACCGGGTCGGGCGAGTCATGA
- a CDS encoding FAD-binding domain-containing protein produces MTRPGGGTVTAPADTLFPPSRAEALRRLRGFVPHAGQAYAADRNHDAGPSLRENVSMVSPYIRHRVITEREVVATTLQHHSPDAAEKFIQEVFWRTYWKGWLQMRPQVWDSYLEELAAERSRLATENALSNSVNRAESGLTGIGGFDDWARELVQTGYLHNHARMWFASIWVFTLRLPWTLGADFFLRHLLDADPASNTLGWRWVAGIQTPGKTYRATPDNIARFTSGRYRPVGLAETAEPIRQETPPKPTPLKAPAQPPAAGPALLLLHGDDLRGDELIPPGTEIRAVAVAAAGHPDTPWPFGERARDFVNNLVADAVERLKREGQPAVARMQALSAEALRLQCQQAGVRTVITPEAPVGPIAEGLRRVTDVLSTEGIGVIQLRRTWDHLAWPHATHGFFRFRRRIPELLRQNGLIRS; encoded by the coding sequence ATGACCCGACCCGGGGGCGGGACCGTGACCGCACCGGCGGATACGCTGTTCCCGCCCAGCCGGGCGGAGGCTCTTCGGAGGCTGCGGGGCTTTGTCCCCCATGCCGGTCAGGCCTATGCCGCCGACCGAAACCACGATGCGGGGCCAAGCCTTCGGGAGAACGTCTCCATGGTCTCGCCCTACATCCGCCACCGCGTGATCACCGAGCGGGAGGTCGTGGCAACCACCCTGCAACACCATTCCCCGGATGCCGCCGAGAAGTTCATTCAGGAGGTGTTCTGGCGCACCTACTGGAAGGGCTGGCTGCAGATGCGTCCCCAGGTCTGGGACAGCTATCTCGAGGAGCTCGCAGCCGAGCGGTCGCGCCTGGCGACCGAAAACGCTCTGTCCAATAGCGTGAATCGCGCCGAATCAGGGCTGACAGGCATTGGGGGCTTCGACGACTGGGCCCGGGAGCTGGTGCAGACCGGCTACCTGCACAATCACGCCCGCATGTGGTTCGCTTCCATCTGGGTCTTCACCCTGAGACTGCCCTGGACACTGGGTGCGGACTTCTTCCTGCGCCACCTGTTGGATGCCGACCCAGCCTCCAACACGCTGGGCTGGCGATGGGTGGCCGGCATCCAGACCCCGGGCAAAACCTACCGGGCGACACCCGACAACATCGCGCGGTTCACGAGCGGGCGGTACCGGCCGGTCGGGCTTGCGGAGACCGCCGAGCCCATTCGGCAGGAAACACCGCCCAAGCCGACGCCGCTGAAGGCACCGGCCCAACCACCCGCCGCCGGCCCTGCCCTGCTGTTATTGCACGGAGATGACCTGCGGGGCGATGAGCTGATCCCTCCCGGCACGGAGATCCGCGCCGTGGCGGTTGCCGCCGCCGGGCACCCGGACACCCCCTGGCCCTTCGGCGAAAGGGCCAGGGACTTCGTCAACAATCTGGTCGCGGATGCCGTGGAGCGGCTGAAGCGCGAGGGCCAACCGGCGGTGGCACGGATGCAGGCACTATCCGCTGAGGCATTGCGGTTGCAATGCCAGCAGGCCGGCGTGCGAACCGTTATCACGCCGGAGGCCCCGGTAGGGCCCATTGCGGAGGGCCTGCGCCGGGTCACCGATGTGTTGTCCACCGAGGGGATTGGAGTGATCCAGCTGCGCAGGACGTGGGACCACCTCGCCTGGCCACACGCCACCCACGGGTTTTTCCGCTTCCGGCGACGGATACCGGAGCTGCTCCGCCAGAACGGGCTTATCAGGTCCTGA
- the ubiG gene encoding bifunctional 2-polyprenyl-6-hydroxyphenol methylase/3-demethylubiquinol 3-O-methyltransferase UbiG — translation MSSNHAEQDRTVDPEEVARYRGLAEMWWQPDGKLWPLHVLNALRTDYIRDQLCRSLGRDAAVDQPLAGLRMLDIGCGGGLLSEAMARLGADVLGVDVVDSNIAVARLHAREQGLAIDYELNSAEALADRGEQFDVVLNMEVVEHVADLPAFMRSVNRMVRPGGHTFVSTINRNPISFIVAILGAEYVFNILPKGTHQWKRFVTPTETRDLLAEDDLTVIEQTGVKVNPLNRKMWLSPSMSVNYMVLARKGHPSAT, via the coding sequence ATGTCGAGCAATCACGCCGAGCAGGATCGGACGGTCGACCCGGAAGAGGTGGCCCGCTACCGCGGGCTGGCCGAGATGTGGTGGCAACCGGATGGCAAACTGTGGCCCCTGCACGTGCTCAACGCCCTGCGCACCGACTACATCCGGGACCAGCTCTGCCGCTCACTGGGCCGTGACGCGGCGGTTGATCAACCGCTCGCTGGCCTGCGGATGCTGGATATCGGCTGTGGTGGCGGGCTCTTGAGCGAAGCGATGGCCCGACTCGGGGCCGACGTGCTCGGTGTGGACGTGGTGGACAGCAATATCGCCGTGGCCCGCCTGCACGCCCGCGAACAGGGGCTGGCGATCGACTACGAGCTGAACAGCGCCGAGGCCCTGGCCGACCGGGGTGAGCAGTTCGACGTGGTGCTCAACATGGAGGTGGTGGAGCACGTGGCGGACCTGCCGGCATTCATGCGGAGCGTCAACCGTATGGTACGCCCGGGCGGGCACACCTTTGTCTCGACCATAAACCGCAACCCGATCTCGTTCATCGTGGCCATTCTGGGTGCGGAGTACGTCTTCAATATCCTGCCGAAGGGCACCCACCAGTGGAAACGGTTTGTCACCCCGACCGAGACCCGGGATCTGCTGGCCGAGGACGACCTGACCGTGATTGAGCAGACGGGGGTCAAGGTGAACCCGCTGAACCGGAAGATGTGGTTGTCACCCTCGATGAGTGTCAATTACATGGTGCTGGCCCGAAAAGGCCATCCCTCGGCGACCTGA
- a CDS encoding PAS domain-containing protein, with the protein MTFVVEKDPGVIPAVLTEMLDNCVTGITLADPDEPDMPLVYANAVFERMTGYGQDETIGHNCRFLQGEDTDQPEVAALRDAIAAEQSITVTLRNYRKDGTLFYNRLSLTPLRDPRGRLIYYLGVQYDITAQVEAEAENERLRALLDQGGSEA; encoded by the coding sequence ATGACCTTCGTCGTAGAGAAAGACCCGGGCGTCATCCCGGCGGTGTTGACCGAAATGCTCGACAATTGCGTCACGGGGATCACCCTTGCGGACCCGGACGAGCCGGACATGCCGCTGGTTTACGCCAATGCGGTGTTCGAGCGGATGACTGGCTATGGCCAGGACGAGACCATCGGCCATAACTGCCGGTTTTTGCAGGGGGAGGATACGGATCAGCCGGAGGTGGCGGCCTTGCGCGACGCGATTGCCGCCGAGCAGTCGATCACGGTGACATTACGGAATTACCGCAAGGACGGGACGCTGTTCTACAACCGCTTGTCGTTGACGCCGCTGCGGGACCCCCGTGGCCGGCTCATCTATTACCTGGGGGTGCAGTACGACATCACGGCCCAGGTCGAGGCGGAGGCAGAGAACGAGAGACTGCGCGCGCTTCTGGACCAGGGGGGTAGCGAGGCCTGA